One Phaseolus vulgaris cultivar G19833 chromosome 4, P. vulgaris v2.0, whole genome shotgun sequence DNA window includes the following coding sequences:
- the LOC137837568 gene encoding heavy metal-associated isoprenylated plant protein 12-like, with translation MMKIVLKVELYDDKIKKKAMKTVSGISGVESVSVDMKNQKMTVTGDVDSVKVAIKLKKFCHADILSVGPAKEEKKPDPPKAPENKDQKEDYAKALKMYEDYFRQLRQQPYPHYYYKTVEENPNGCVIC, from the exons ATGATG AAAATAGTACTAAAGGTGGAACTCTATGAtgacaaaatcaagaaaaaggCCATGAAAACAGTATCTGGTATTTCGG GGGTTGAGTCAGTCTCTGTGGACATGAAGAACCAGAAAATGACCGTAACTGGGGATGTTGATTCTGTTAAAGTGGCGATTAAGCTTAAGAAATTTTGCCATGCTGACATACTTTCAGTTGGACCCGCGAAGGAGGAGAAAAAGCCAGACCCCCCGAAAGCACCTGAAAACAAAGATCAAAAGGAGGATTATGCTAAAGCTCTCAAGATGTATGAAGATTACTTTCGCCAACTTAGACAGCAACCATATCCACATTACTATTACAAAACAGTGGAAGAGAATCCAAATGGGTGTGTTATTTGCTAA